A genomic region of Xanthocytophaga agilis contains the following coding sequences:
- a CDS encoding SanA/YdcF family protein: protein MKYLKAFFILFSIAIVLIIVCNVWVSQETEQYIFTNSQTVASRPTGLVLGTSKRVRDGNENLFFKYRIAAAAQLFQEGKIKHLILSGDNSSRYYNEPSDMKNALMLLGIPENAMTLDYAGQNTFQSVVRCHQLYNRDSVIVISQAFHGARAVFIARHYKFPFIAYAAQDVPWQASIQTRFREYLARPKAILDIYLLQKEETVFDNESE, encoded by the coding sequence ATGAAATACCTAAAGGCTTTTTTCATTTTATTTTCCATTGCGATAGTATTAATTATCGTTTGTAATGTCTGGGTTTCACAGGAAACAGAGCAATATATTTTCACAAACAGCCAAACTGTTGCATCCCGTCCTACAGGGCTGGTGCTAGGTACCAGCAAGCGGGTACGGGATGGAAATGAGAATCTCTTTTTCAAATACAGAATTGCAGCAGCAGCACAGTTATTTCAGGAAGGAAAAATAAAACATCTGATTTTAAGTGGAGATAATTCTTCCCGATATTACAATGAGCCATCTGATATGAAAAATGCGCTCATGTTATTAGGAATACCAGAGAATGCTATGACCTTGGATTATGCAGGACAGAACACATTTCAATCTGTGGTACGATGCCATCAATTATACAATCGGGATAGTGTTATTGTGATTTCGCAGGCGTTTCATGGAGCTCGTGCTGTGTTTATTGCCAGACACTACAAATTTCCATTTATAGCTTATGCGGCACAGGATGTTCCATGGCAGGCTTCTATACAAACACGTTTTCGGGAATACCTGGCACGTCCAAAAGCTATTCTGGATATATATCTTTTGCAAAAAGAAGAAACTGTATTTGACAATGAAAGTGAATAA
- a CDS encoding family 43 glycosylhydrolase, translating to MDIDYKYNFEQLNEQISYRSGADPVIINHKGEYYLFVTISGGWWHSTDLINWKYTIPDKWPMEDMCAPAALSVRDTLYLFQSTFEQRPIFISMEPEKGKLIFYNRWLPRLPQYIGPWDPALFYDEELDKWYMYWGSSNVYPIFGAELDKRRNLTYKEKNNYKELIYLHPELHGWERFGRNHRDTIRPFTEGAWMTKHNGKYFLQYGAPGTEFNVYANGTYIGDNPLGPFSYAPYNPISYRPGGFMNGAGHGNTFQDNYGNYWNTGTPWIAVNWNFERRIAMFPAGFDKDNQLFVNTRFGDFPHYLPKRKWQSKDELFTNWMLLSYKKPCVASSTLDTLFASKVTDENPRSFWVAKQNQPGEWITIDLQKISEIRAVQVNYTDYKSNIFDNDSAKTYTQYKLYTSKDDKDWNLVYDVTKEPKRDRACSYIELPKPIQARYVKYEHVYVRSPNLAISDIRVFGNAAEKLPKTPDHLVIRRDKDPRNAFISWNKVKNAVGYNILWGIAPDKLYQAYQIWNDGSNQLELRALSIGVKYYFAIEAFNETGVSTIGKVMGPY from the coding sequence ATGGATATAGACTACAAGTACAATTTTGAACAACTGAATGAGCAGATTTCCTACAGATCAGGTGCAGATCCTGTTATTATTAATCATAAAGGAGAATATTATCTGTTTGTAACTATATCCGGTGGATGGTGGCATTCAACGGATTTGATCAACTGGAAGTATACAATACCCGATAAGTGGCCTATGGAAGATATGTGTGCTCCTGCAGCTTTATCTGTGCGGGATACATTATATCTGTTTCAGTCAACTTTTGAACAACGACCTATATTCATCAGTATGGAGCCAGAGAAGGGAAAGCTGATCTTTTATAATCGCTGGCTTCCTCGGCTTCCCCAATACATTGGTCCCTGGGACCCTGCTTTGTTTTATGATGAGGAACTGGATAAATGGTATATGTACTGGGGTTCTTCAAATGTGTATCCCATTTTTGGTGCAGAGCTAGATAAACGAAGAAATCTGACCTACAAGGAGAAAAATAATTACAAAGAGTTGATTTATCTGCATCCTGAACTTCATGGATGGGAACGTTTTGGTCGTAATCATCGGGATACAATACGACCTTTTACAGAAGGAGCCTGGATGACAAAACATAATGGCAAATATTTCCTGCAATACGGAGCTCCTGGAACAGAATTTAATGTATATGCAAATGGCACATATATAGGAGATAATCCATTAGGGCCATTTTCCTATGCACCTTACAATCCAATTTCATATCGTCCGGGAGGATTTATGAATGGAGCAGGACATGGCAATACATTTCAGGATAACTATGGTAATTATTGGAATACAGGAACACCATGGATTGCTGTGAACTGGAATTTTGAACGGCGCATTGCTATGTTTCCTGCTGGTTTTGATAAAGATAACCAACTATTTGTCAATACCCGTTTTGGAGACTTTCCTCATTATCTGCCTAAGAGGAAGTGGCAGAGTAAAGATGAATTGTTTACTAACTGGATGCTTTTGTCGTATAAGAAACCATGTGTTGCTTCCTCCACATTGGATACATTATTTGCCAGTAAGGTTACAGATGAAAACCCTCGTAGCTTCTGGGTAGCTAAACAAAACCAGCCTGGTGAATGGATTACAATCGATCTGCAAAAGATAAGTGAGATCAGAGCTGTTCAAGTTAATTACACGGATTATAAGTCAAATATTTTTGATAACGATTCCGCTAAAACATATACCCAATACAAACTGTATACATCCAAAGACGATAAGGATTGGAATCTAGTTTATGATGTAACAAAAGAGCCCAAACGTGATCGCGCCTGCTCATATATTGAATTACCAAAGCCCATACAGGCACGATATGTCAAATACGAACATGTGTATGTCAGATCGCCCAATCTGGCTATCAGTGACATTCGTGTATTTGGCAATGCTGCAGAAAAATTGCCTAAAACTCCCGACCACCTGGTAATACGTCGTGATAAAGATCCGCGTAATGCTTTCATTTCATGGAACAAAGTAAAGAATGCAGTTGGATATAACATTCTTTGGGGGATAGCACCTGACAAACTATATCAAGCTTATCAAATATGGAATGACGGATCCAATCAATTGGAATTAAGAGCTTTATCTATAGGAGTAAAATATTATTTTGCTATCGAGGCATTTAATGAAACAGGCGTTTCCACTATTGGAAAAGTTATGGGTCCCTACTAA